The sequence ATTTGCCTCCTTGGTCGAGATCGTCGCAGGGTAGCACCCGCTGCTTAGGGCCGTCAAGGAAGCACGATCGGACTCTCGGCGCGATGAGATCAGTAGTACTCGAACGAGTCCTCGGTGGGGCCTACCGGCTCGAAGGTCATCCGCCGTTCGCGGGCCAGCTCGATGTAGGAGCCCTTGGCCAGGCGGAACTCGCCGTGGGGGCTGACGCGGATCGCGGATCGGCCGCCGATGGGGCAGACTTGTTCGCACAGGCCGCAACCGTTGCAGCGCTGCTCCACCACGTAGGGTCGGCGCACGCCCAGCTCGTCGGCGCGAAACACGATGGCGTCGTAGGGGCAGGCCTCGTCGCAGATCAGGCAGGCGCGGTCCTCTTCCCAGACGATGCAGCGGCCGCGGTCAATGGCCGCGGTGCCGATCTTGGCGTGGCGCTTTTGCTCCATCGACAGCGGCCGGATCGCACCGGTGGGGCAGACCTGGCCGCAGAGGTTGCAGCTCTGGTCGCAGCCTCCCAGGCGCATCAGATGTTTGGGCGCGAACATCCCCTCCAGGCCGTCGGCCAGGCCCGAGGGTTGCAAGGTGTTGGTCACGCAGGCCTTGATGCACTGTCCGCAGCGGATGCAGGTGCGCAGGAACTCGCGCTCGGGCAATGCGCCGGGCGGCCGTACGGCCGTGCGCATGCGTTCGAGGCCCATCGGGTCCAGGGCGGTGAGAAATCCCGCCGCCATGCCGCAGCCGGTCCCGGCGATCAGCGAGCGCCGCGGCACGCCGCGATCCTCGGAGGGCTGGGGCGAGGCCGGAGCAGCGGCGCTTTTTACGCCGAACGACACCGCGTCGGTTCCGCGTTTGGCGCAGACGTCGCGGCAGGTCTGGCAGGCGATGCACTCGGCCTGGCGCGTGGTGCGGCGATCCTTGCCGATTGCCATGGTCGGACAGCGCCGCGCGCAGTCGCCCTCTTGGTCGCACTTGTCGCTCACCCGGCGGCGGATCAGCGAAAAGCGCGAGAACAGCCCCATCAGCGCGCCGGCCGGGCACAGCACGCGGCACCACAGCCGCGGCATGATCAGTCCGCCGGCCACGATTCCGATGAATACCAAGAACCACAGCGCGGCCCCGGCGCCGAAGCGCGGCACGTCGATGCTGGTGCGCGCCAGCCAGTAGGGGCCGGTTTTTTCGAACACCGGCCGCAGCAGATCAAGCCCCACGTTGCTCGCGCCGGCGACCATCGGCGCCACCGCATAGGTGAACACGCGCGTGATCAGCGGGATCGGGTCGAGCAGATAGCCCAGGTTGACCCCCAGGGCCGCGGCCCCGAGCAGGAAGGCCAGGATCACGTATTTGACCCACAGCCAGCGCTGGTCGACCTTGACCGGACGCGGCTTGGCCCCGCGGATCAGTCGGTCGCTCAGATCGAGCAACGTACCCAGCGGGCAGATCCAGCCGCAGAAGATACGGCCGAAAATCGCGGTGAGCAGCAGCATCAGCAGGGCCAGGCCCAGGCCGGAGACCGCGGCGCGCGCAACCAGGGCAGCGCTTAGCGGGCCCAGCGGGTCGAGCTTGAGAAATGCGTCCACCGGGAAGTACTCGGTGAACGGATAGTGCGTGAGGTAAATCGCGTAGACGAACAGCGCCAGGCAGATCGCCTGGATCGCCCGGCGTGTCAAACTTCCGCGCTCCGTACCTGCCAGCGGTCGCTGTTGATCTCGCCCAGCCCAAGCTGCGCGGCGCGGACGATGTGCTTGATCTGCGACGGCTCGAGCCGCTTGCCGTACCACGGGGCCAGCGTGACTCCCAGCGAGTCGACGGCCACCGGGTCGCTGCCGGCGATGATCGTTCTGGCCTTGACCAGCGTGCCCGGGCCGCCGGGCCCCTTGTCGGTCAGGCAGCGGCTGGCGTCGAGCACGATCAGGCCGGGTCGAACCAGGCTCGAGAGGTCGGCGATCGCCTGGTGCAGGTTGTGCACCGCATGGAACACGCGACGGTTGTAAATCGCGCCCATCAAATTCTTCAGGCTCATGCTGACCGTGGTCGAGCCGTGGCTCTTGGCAGTGGGCACGTTGATCAGCAGGTCGGATTCGACGATGTCCTTGAACACGGCGGTCTTACGTAGCGTTTGGCCGCCGGGCACCTGCTGGTCGACGAAAAAGCGCTTATCGTCCATGGTCAGTACCGTGGTGTCGGGCAGATCGGCGCAGGCTTCCCGGATCTGGTTCTGTTCCAGGCAGGCCCGGGTCTGGTGCACCGGGTTGTCGATCACCAGCACCCGCTTGGCTCCGGCCTCGAGGGCCATTTGGGCCAGGACGCGCACCACCTGCGGGTTGGTTGTCGCTCCCACTGCCGGACCCACGGCAAATCCCATATTGGGTTTAATTACTACCTTGCTGCCGCGGCCGCAGAACTTGGACATTCCGCCGACCAACTCCACGGCTTTGCGCGTGGCAGCCTCCGGATTCCCCTTGACCTTGGCCAACAGCGGGCCCGCGGCCAGTGCCGCGTTCGGCGAGAGACCCAGCGCGGCCGTGGCGGCCAACGCTCCGGCAAGTGCTTCTCGTCGTGTGAGGGTCAATCGGTCTCCCTGTTTGCGTTTGAGGCGTGATGCTTTTGCGTCAGGCTATCCCCGGGCCGCCGCTCAATACT comes from Candidatus Alcyoniella australis and encodes:
- a CDS encoding 4Fe-4S binding protein, with the translated sequence MTRRAIQAICLALFVYAIYLTHYPFTEYFPVDAFLKLDPLGPLSAALVARAAVSGLGLALLMLLLTAIFGRIFCGWICPLGTLLDLSDRLIRGAKPRPVKVDQRWLWVKYVILAFLLGAAALGVNLGYLLDPIPLITRVFTYAVAPMVAGASNVGLDLLRPVFEKTGPYWLARTSIDVPRFGAGAALWFLVFIGIVAGGLIMPRLWCRVLCPAGALMGLFSRFSLIRRRVSDKCDQEGDCARRCPTMAIGKDRRTTRQAECIACQTCRDVCAKRGTDAVSFGVKSAAAPASPQPSEDRGVPRRSLIAGTGCGMAAGFLTALDPMGLERMRTAVRPPGALPEREFLRTCIRCGQCIKACVTNTLQPSGLADGLEGMFAPKHLMRLGGCDQSCNLCGQVCPTGAIRPLSMEQKRHAKIGTAAIDRGRCIVWEEDRACLICDEACPYDAIVFRADELGVRRPYVVEQRCNGCGLCEQVCPIGGRSAIRVSPHGEFRLAKGSYIELARERRMTFEPVGPTEDSFEYY
- a CDS encoding DUF362 domain-containing protein, with the translated sequence MTLTRREALAGALAATAALGLSPNAALAAGPLLAKVKGNPEAATRKAVELVGGMSKFCGRGSKVVIKPNMGFAVGPAVGATTNPQVVRVLAQMALEAGAKRVLVIDNPVHQTRACLEQNQIREACADLPDTTVLTMDDKRFFVDQQVPGGQTLRKTAVFKDIVESDLLINVPTAKSHGSTTVSMSLKNLMGAIYNRRVFHAVHNLHQAIADLSSLVRPGLIVLDASRCLTDKGPGGPGTLVKARTIIAGSDPVAVDSLGVTLAPWYGKRLEPSQIKHIVRAAQLGLGEINSDRWQVRSAEV